One genomic window of Nicotiana sylvestris chromosome 10, ASM39365v2, whole genome shotgun sequence includes the following:
- the LOC138879977 gene encoding uncharacterized protein, which translates to MTTIFHYMIHKEIKVYVDDVIIKSNRAADYIANLRNFFDMLRKYNLKLHPVKCVFGVLAGKLLGFIVSRRGIELDPSKVKAIQELPPPNSKKDVMRFLGRLNYISRFIAQSTVNWEDITEAYDGWRMFFDGAANFKGVGIGAALVSGVAGDQCFRFVCAPDKKYIDIIPVKIHNQSAYCAHVEEEMDGMPWLHDIKEYLSKGEYPERVNHTQKCILRRLSNHFFHSGGYFYRRTPDLGLLRCVTAKEASKLLEDVHVWICGPHMNDFILAKKILRAGYFWMTMEIDYIKYVLKCFHCQVHVDMIKVPPNELNATSSPWPFAAWGMDVIGPIDPTASKGHRFVLVAIDYLTK; encoded by the exons atgacaaccattttccattatatgatacacaaggaaataaaggtgtatgtggacgatgtcattatcaaatccaataGGGCCGCAGATTACATAGCGAACCTGAGAAATTTCTTTGACATGCTGAGGAAGTACAATTTGAAACTGCACCCCGTAAAGTGTGTATTTGGGGTTCTtgcaggaaagttactgggattcatcgtcagtcgtcgagggatcgagctagatccgtctaaagtcaaagctattcaagagttaccaccacctaatagcaaaaaggatgtgatgcgCTTCCTAGGacgactcaactacatcagtcgattcatagcacaatctacagtcaatt gggaagacattaccgaagcatacgatggttggaggatgttcttcgatggagctgcaaattttaaAGGAGTGGGAATTGGAGCAGCTTTGGTATCAGGAGTTGCTGGTGATCAGTGCTTCAGATTTgtttgtgcaccag ATAAGAAATATATTGATATCATTCCGGTGAAGATCCATAATCAgtcggcatattgtgctcatgttgaagaagaaatggatggaatGCCTTGGTtacatgacatcaaggagtacttatcgaaaggagaatacccagagcgtGTAAATCACACTCAAAAATGCatactccggagattgtcaaatcacttcttccacagcggaggataCTTTTACAGAAGAACTccggatttgggtttactaaggtgtgtcaccgcaaaggaagcttctaagctacttgaggatgtacaCGTCTGGATCTGTGGCCCACACATGAATGATTtcatcttggctaagaagatactcagagctggttacttttggatgaccatggagatagATTACATCAAGTATGTCCTCAAATGCTTTCATTGTCAAGTGCATGTCGATATGATAAAAGTACCACcgaacgagctcaatgcaacaagttctccttggccattcgccgcctggggaatggatgttattggtccaattgaTCCCACTGCTTCAAAAGGACATAGATTTGtcctggtggccattgattacctCACGAAATag